A genome region from Hypnocyclicus thermotrophus includes the following:
- a CDS encoding thymidine kinase: MHLFLTEGMGWLEVITGSMFSGKSEELIRRLRRAKYANQKVIAFKHSSDKRYDNTKVASHSKNFIEAIPASNAKEIEELVFEKYYDAEVIGIDEVQFFGLDIVPVVERFANIGKRVIVAGLDQDFRGEPFHPMPELLARAEHTDKLNAICMVCGSPASRTQRLVNGEPAYYDDPIIQVGASESYEARCRKCHIVKYREKKEGKLYFIVGTSTEIGKTYSTINLIKDDLKNNKNIIALKPIETGFKTFNSIDDSDSGKYAKLLNKELSEINEYFFNKPLSPHLASIADNTIINLNNIKTKINNALNKYDTVYIEGAGGLLVPLKDKFTFLDLIIAYRQKAEVILISANTLGTINHTLLTVDVLKRNDIKIKGIIFNNIDNIKDEKFLNDNIETIKSFTNIEILKTIDYKEI; the protein is encoded by the coding sequence TTGCATTTGTTTTTAACTGAAGGAATGGGTTGGTTAGAAGTTATAACTGGTAGTATGTTTTCTGGAAAAAGCGAAGAGTTAATAAGAAGATTAAGACGTGCAAAATATGCTAATCAAAAAGTTATTGCTTTTAAGCATTCAAGTGATAAAAGATATGATAATACAAAAGTAGCTTCTCATTCGAAAAATTTTATAGAAGCTATTCCTGCAAGTAATGCAAAAGAGATAGAAGAATTAGTATTTGAAAAATACTATGATGCTGAAGTTATAGGAATTGATGAAGTTCAATTTTTTGGTCTTGATATAGTACCCGTTGTAGAAAGATTTGCAAATATAGGAAAAAGAGTTATTGTAGCCGGTCTTGACCAAGATTTTAGAGGTGAACCATTTCATCCTATGCCAGAATTATTAGCTAGAGCAGAACATACAGATAAGTTAAATGCTATATGTATGGTATGTGGAAGTCCTGCTTCTCGTACTCAAAGACTTGTTAATGGAGAACCTGCTTATTATGATGACCCTATTATCCAAGTTGGTGCTTCTGAATCATACGAAGCTAGATGTAGAAAATGTCATATAGTAAAATATAGAGAAAAAAAAGAAGGAAAACTATATTTTATAGTTGGTACAAGCACTGAAATAGGAAAAACATATTCTACTATCAATTTAATAAAAGATGATTTAAAAAACAATAAAAATATTATTGCATTAAAGCCAATAGAAACTGGATTTAAAACATTTAATTCAATAGATGATTCTGATAGTGGAAAATATGCTAAATTATTAAATAAAGAACTTTCTGAAATTAATGAATATTTTTTCAATAAACCATTATCTCCACATTTAGCTTCTATTGCTGATAATACAATTATTAATCTAAATAACATTAAAACTAAAATTAATAATGCTCTTAATAAATATGATACAGTTTATATCGAGGGAGCTGGTGGTTTATTAGTTCCTTTAAAAGATAAATTTACTTTTTTAGATCTTATTATTGCTTATAGACAAAAAGCTGAAGTTATTTTAATCTCTGCAAATACATTAGGAACAATTAATCATACATTACTTACTGTTGATGTCCTCAAAAGAAATGATATAAAAATAAAAGGTATTATTTTTAATAATATTGATAATATAAAAGATGAAAAATTTTTAAATGATAATATAGAAACTATAAAATCATTTACAAATATTGAAATTTTAAAAACTATAGATTATAAGGAAATTTGA
- a CDS encoding KH domain-containing protein codes for MINIRKLEKSDKFGYFFWIKYNGKFFDAFDKIKNKKTIKEEFEISLKKLGISWAKGIQQGGRTDSGVSANKNLLYISTYFNGDLEKLKNDFNYLNKHLKIIKIEKTIPNLVIPDIIQMREYIYTYPKEKIDISEYEIIEKCKSLSGEYDLSEFTDFKGKKLKNPIRKVNIIYENNSLVFKGNSFLPKQIRIMSSYIFTNTKKIFPAKYLTLNNIILKKEYQNLIIKEIKELSINDVTKIEKLNDIYILYTNDKSALIGKRGKNIKKLRKKLGNVIIKGN; via the coding sequence ATGATAAATATTAGAAAATTAGAAAAATCTGATAAATTCGGCTATTTTTTTTGGATAAAATACAATGGTAAATTTTTTGATGCTTTTGATAAAATAAAAAATAAAAAAACTATAAAAGAAGAATTTGAAATTTCTCTAAAAAAACTTGGAATATCTTGGGCTAAAGGTATACAGCAAGGTGGTAGAACAGATAGCGGTGTTAGTGCTAATAAAAATTTGCTCTATATTTCTACTTATTTTAATGGTGATTTAGAAAAATTAAAAAACGATTTTAATTATTTAAATAAACATTTAAAAATTATTAAAATCGAAAAAACTATACCAAATCTTGTTATTCCTGATATTATTCAAATGCGTGAATATATTTATACCTATCCAAAAGAAAAAATAGATATTTCGGAATATGAAATTATTGAAAAATGTAAAAGTCTTTCTGGAGAATATGATTTATCAGAATTTACAGATTTCAAAGGGAAAAAACTTAAAAATCCCATTAGAAAAGTTAATATTATTTATGAAAATAATTCTCTTGTTTTTAAAGGAAATTCATTTTTACCAAAACAAATTAGAATTATGAGTAGTTATATTTTTACTAATACAAAAAAAATCTTCCCTGCAAAATATCTTACATTAAATAATATTATATTAAAAAAAGAATATCAAAATTTAATTATAAAAGAGATAAAAGAGCTCTCTATAAATGATGTAACTAAAATTGAAAAGTTAAATGATATTTATATATTATATACTAATGATAAAAGTGCTTTAATTGGTAAACGTGGAAAAAATATAAAAAAATTAAGAAAAAAATTAGGAAATGTCATTATAAAAGGGAATTAA
- a CDS encoding HD domain-containing protein yields MLYKLKQVLNIIYPKIREKDYQLVIKYLEPLELNIFNEMSTYDKKHSINILKDCLKNEKLKDDILYLKLALLHDCGKDKKTKFYQRVFHSITKKGVLQFHTKRGFEKIKDINYKLALLILKHHNKNIQNEKLKIFRKIDDRN; encoded by the coding sequence ATGCTTTACAAATTAAAACAGGTATTAAATATCATATACCCTAAAATTAGAGAAAAAGATTACCAACTTGTTATAAAATATTTAGAACCGCTTGAATTAAATATTTTCAACGAAATGTCAACTTATGATAAAAAACACTCAATAAACATTTTAAAAGATTGTTTGAAAAACGAGAAACTAAAAGATGATATTTTATATTTAAAGCTTGCTCTTCTTCATGATTGTGGAAAAGATAAAAAAACTAAATTTTATCAAAGAGTTTTTCATTCAATTACAAAAAAGGGAGTTTTACAATTTCATACAAAACGTGGTTTTGAAAAAATAAAAGATATAAATTATAAATTAGCTTTACTTATATTAAAACACCATAATAAAAATATACAAAATGAAAAACTAAAAATATTTAGAAAAATAGATGATAGAAATTAG
- a CDS encoding TIGR03960 family B12-binding radical SAM protein yields MVNIEKYLLKVEKPAQYLGNELNTVHKTDFISNMCLIFPDTYEIGMSNLGIKILYTIANKVDGFSLERAFSPMEDMENILRENHIPMFSLESKTPLNEFDLLGFSLGYELCYTNILNILELANIPHNREERGEEHPLIMAGGSCVVNPIPLEKFMDFFIIGDGENAIKEVAELFVKNKNLSKQEKLNLLKDIEGVYVPSLHDKTKKIKKAIVKDLNSVEYQGEQIVSYINIVHDRSIIEIQRGCSRGCRFCQAGIIYRPIREKSLSTNLKQIKNSIMTTGYNEISLSSLSSSDYSKIDILLQNIQKKYSKDNISVSLPSLRMNPHSVKVAEEIQTGKKTGFTFAPEAGSQRMRDIINKGVTEKEIIETAIAATKAGWNSFKFYFMIGLPFETYDDIEAIKTLIQKVLWECRKIKKGINITVSVSNFVPKPHTPFQWTEQMNLTEMEEKHKFLKELFSRVKGATLKLHYRETSLLEGVISRGDEKIGDLIELAFKKGAKFDSWKNKFDFEYWLESMKELNIDYNDYLRQRDENETLPWDFVDIGVSKKFLLNEWEKSKQEILTIDCRENCAACGIKKYVPECGNILSD; encoded by the coding sequence ATGGTAAATATTGAGAAATACCTTTTAAAAGTAGAAAAACCAGCTCAATATCTTGGTAATGAATTAAATACAGTTCACAAAACTGATTTTATTAGTAATATGTGTTTAATATTTCCTGATACTTATGAAATTGGTATGTCAAATTTAGGTATAAAGATACTATACACTATAGCAAATAAAGTAGATGGTTTTTCTTTAGAAAGAGCCTTTTCGCCTATGGAAGATATGGAAAATATACTTAGAGAAAATCATATTCCTATGTTTTCTTTAGAAAGTAAAACACCATTAAATGAATTTGATTTATTAGGTTTTTCTTTAGGCTATGAACTTTGTTATACAAATATACTAAACATATTAGAACTTGCTAACATTCCTCATAATAGAGAAGAAAGAGGTGAGGAGCATCCACTTATTATGGCAGGTGGAAGTTGTGTAGTAAATCCTATCCCTTTAGAAAAATTTATGGATTTTTTTATTATTGGTGATGGAGAAAATGCCATAAAAGAAGTAGCTGAATTATTTGTAAAAAATAAAAATTTATCAAAACAAGAAAAATTAAATTTATTAAAAGATATAGAGGGAGTTTATGTACCTTCTTTACATGATAAAACTAAAAAAATAAAAAAAGCAATTGTTAAAGATTTAAATAGCGTAGAATATCAAGGTGAACAAATAGTATCATATATTAATATTGTTCATGACAGATCTATTATAGAAATACAAAGAGGTTGTAGTAGAGGTTGTAGATTTTGCCAAGCAGGTATTATTTATAGGCCTATTAGAGAAAAAAGTTTATCTACAAATTTAAAACAAATTAAAAACTCTATAATGACTACTGGATATAATGAAATTTCATTATCATCTCTTAGCAGTTCTGATTATAGTAAAATAGATATTCTTCTTCAAAATATTCAAAAAAAATATTCAAAAGATAATATTAGTGTATCATTACCATCTCTTCGAATGAATCCTCACTCTGTAAAAGTAGCAGAAGAGATTCAAACAGGGAAAAAAACTGGCTTTACTTTTGCTCCCGAAGCTGGATCACAGCGAATGAGAGATATTATTAATAAAGGAGTTACAGAAAAAGAAATAATTGAAACAGCCATTGCTGCTACAAAAGCTGGTTGGAATAGCTTTAAATTTTATTTTATGATTGGACTTCCTTTTGAAACATATGATGACATTGAAGCTATCAAAACTCTTATCCAAAAAGTTTTATGGGAATGTAGAAAAATAAAAAAAGGAATAAACATAACTGTAAGTGTTTCTAATTTTGTACCAAAACCTCATACTCCTTTTCAATGGACCGAACAAATGAATTTAACTGAAATGGAAGAAAAACATAAATTTTTAAAAGAACTTTTTTCTAGAGTAAAAGGTGCTACACTAAAGCTTCATTATAGAGAAACATCTCTTCTTGAAGGAGTTATTTCTAGAGGTGATGAAAAAATAGGTGACCTTATTGAATTAGCCTTTAAAAAAGGTGCAAAATTTGATAGCTGGAAAAATAAATTTGATTTTGAATATTGGTTAGAATCAATGAAAGAATTAAATATTGATTATAATGATTATCTTAGACAGAGAGATGAAAACGAGACTTTACCATGGGATTTTGTAGATATCGGTGTTTCAAAAAAATTTTTATTAAATGAATGGGAAAAATCAAAACAGGAAATTCTTACTATTGATTGTAGAGAAAACTGCGCTGCTTGTGGTATCAAAAAATATGTCCCAGAATGTGGAAATATTTTATCAGATTAA
- a CDS encoding PHP domain-containing protein, translating into MIDLHIHTTASDGTLSPIELVKYAKQKNLSVIAITDHDSISALEEAILEGKKKNITVIPGIEFSTEYNYKEVHILGYFIDYTNEELIKTINSLKNERINRTYKIIEKLNINNINISMEDIEKEAKGDVISRMHISNVLLKKNYVSTKAEAFEKYLGIGKSAYIKRKLTPLKAIEIIKNSGGLAVLAHPKLIHLENEKEFISLLAQNKLDGIESYYPGFSSSDVDRYINFCNIYNLIPTGGSDFHGHNRLTSDLNMLKLPQKIYLNLLNRLNV; encoded by the coding sequence ATGATAGATTTACATATACACACTACTGCTTCTGATGGAACTTTATCTCCGATAGAATTGGTCAAATATGCTAAACAAAAAAATTTATCTGTTATCGCTATAACTGACCATGATTCAATATCTGCTTTAGAAGAAGCTATTTTAGAAGGAAAGAAAAAAAATATTACTGTTATACCTGGAATTGAATTTTCTACTGAATATAATTACAAAGAAGTTCATATTTTAGGATATTTTATAGATTATACAAATGAAGAATTAATAAAAACTATAAATTCTTTAAAAAATGAAAGAATCAATAGAACTTATAAAATTATAGAAAAATTAAATATTAATAATATAAATATATCTATGGAAGATATAGAAAAAGAAGCTAAAGGCGATGTTATTAGCAGAATGCATATATCTAATGTTCTTTTGAAAAAAAATTATGTATCTACAAAAGCAGAAGCTTTTGAAAAATATTTAGGCATTGGAAAATCAGCTTATATTAAAAGAAAATTAACACCTTTAAAAGCTATAGAAATTATTAAAAACTCTGGTGGTTTAGCAGTTTTAGCTCATCCAAAACTAATACATTTAGAAAATGAGAAAGAATTTATTTCTTTGTTAGCTCAAAATAAACTGGATGGAATAGAAAGTTACTATCCTGGATTTTCTTCTAGTGATGTTGATAGATATATTAATTTTTGTAATATTTATAATTTGATACCAACTGGTGGCTCTGATTTTCATGGTCATAATCGCTTGACTTCTGATCTAAATATGCTTAAATTACCACAAAAAATTTATTTGAATTTACTAAATAGATTAAATGTTTAG
- a CDS encoding sensor domain-containing diguanylate cyclase, which produces MHISNMNTLNKAILINFITILTLILLDIIFFTINNQYFPLISLTLLFGIYSYIYFSNNILIKTKKYSLSLAFPIILLLTIPFINIRNLLIQNIIFLMLIINSLYLNRKVLRTNFLSIFVSIFILFLIDKNHLIITFFDLNNFITFSLNFILIFLTLSTLIRWYNKNIATFRDTLDVLEQSEEKYKKTIQNIQDGLIILGNNRIEECNDIFANMVGCSLENIIGERLETFIEKEHYEKISKYFLELIFDEVDTISFETNFINKKNNEIIRIIFSAAKVEFFSSYKILATLKDITIQKNVETLLKNNAKLLEEKVKERTLELEEANKKLNDLIQIDGLTKLYNYKFLTTKIKEKIDNSLKTSKPLSIILLDLDHFKLINDNFGHLTGDEVLIKLGKLMKNIIGNNGYVGRYGGEEFLILLPDCILEKAVEYGELIRKKVEKYNFEEFNVTISGGIATFSKEDNSYSLIDKADKKLYEAKKNGRNKIIH; this is translated from the coding sequence ATGCACATAAGTAATATGAACACATTAAATAAAGCTATTTTAATTAATTTTATTACTATACTCACTTTAATACTCTTAGATATAATTTTTTTTACAATTAATAATCAATATTTTCCTTTAATTTCTTTGACTCTATTATTTGGAATATATTCTTATATTTATTTTTCAAATAATATACTTATTAAAACTAAAAAATATAGCCTTTCTTTGGCTTTTCCGATTATTTTATTATTAACTATACCATTTATAAATATAAGAAATTTATTAATACAAAATATTATATTTCTAATGTTAATTATTAATAGTCTCTATTTAAATAGAAAAGTCTTAAGAACAAATTTTTTATCTATTTTTGTTTCTATTTTTATCTTATTTTTAATTGATAAAAACCATTTAATAATAACTTTTTTTGATTTAAATAATTTTATAACTTTTTCTTTAAATTTCATATTGATTTTCTTAACTTTAAGTACATTAATTAGATGGTACAATAAAAATATTGCTACTTTTAGAGATACTTTAGATGTATTAGAGCAATCGGAAGAAAAATATAAAAAAACTATTCAAAATATTCAAGATGGATTAATTATATTAGGAAATAACCGTATTGAAGAGTGTAATGATATTTTTGCTAATATGGTTGGATGCTCTTTAGAAAATATAATTGGTGAAAGACTTGAAACATTTATTGAAAAAGAACATTATGAAAAAATATCTAAATATTTTTTAGAACTTATTTTTGATGAAGTAGATACTATAAGTTTTGAAACTAATTTTATAAATAAGAAAAATAACGAGATTATTAGAATTATATTTAGTGCTGCTAAAGTAGAATTTTTTTCTTCCTATAAAATACTCGCAACATTAAAAGATATTACTATACAAAAAAATGTAGAAACTCTTTTAAAAAATAATGCAAAATTATTAGAAGAAAAAGTTAAGGAAAGAACTTTAGAATTAGAAGAAGCAAATAAAAAATTAAATGATCTTATTCAAATAGATGGGCTTACAAAATTATACAACTACAAATTCTTGACAACAAAAATAAAAGAAAAAATAGATAATTCTTTAAAAACTAGCAAACCTTTATCTATTATTTTACTTGACCTAGATCATTTTAAACTTATTAATGATAATTTTGGACATCTTACTGGTGATGAAGTCTTAATTAAACTAGGAAAATTAATGAAAAATATCATCGGAAATAACGGTTATGTTGGAAGATATGGAGGTGAAGAATTTTTAATTCTTTTACCAGATTGTATTTTGGAAAAAGCTGTTGAATATGGTGAATTAATCCGAAAAAAGGTAGAAAAATATAATTTTGAAGAATTTAATGTAACTATAAGTGGAGGAATAGCTACATTTTCAAAAGAAGATAATAGTTATTCTTTAATTGATAAGGCAGATAAAAAATTATATGAAGCTAAGAAAAATGGACGAAATAAGATTATCCATTAA
- the hemW gene encoding radical SAM family heme chaperone HemW: MVDAIYIHIPFCQRKCYYCDFLSFSNMNDEIDNYVEHLIKEINLYPKYNFDTIYFGGGTPSLLSPKHINKILENLNFNSNSEITLEVNPITVNYDKLKQFKNSGINRLSIGIQSFDNKILKLLGRLHDDKKAISTYYDARKAGFDNISVDLMFAIPNQTLKILNNDLNILKNLNPEHISIYSLIWEEGTKFWEMKEKHILMPLSNEIEADMYKKIIDFLTKNNYIHYEISNFSKQNFEARHNSKYWENKEYIGVGLGSSGYYNRFRYKNVCFLDKYYGIINISDLPIIEKEIIDKKDSFKYILGLRLLNKGISPREDKYIKICNDLVKKEFLTNTNNKYFLTKKGIFYANDVFLEFID; this comes from the coding sequence ATGGTTGATGCAATATATATACACATCCCCTTTTGTCAAAGAAAATGTTATTATTGTGACTTTTTATCTTTTTCAAATATGAATGATGAAATTGACAATTATGTAGAACATTTAATAAAAGAGATAAATTTATACCCTAAATACAACTTTGATACTATATATTTTGGTGGAGGAACTCCCTCTCTTTTATCTCCAAAACATATAAACAAAATATTAGAAAATTTAAACTTTAATTCTAATAGTGAAATTACTTTAGAAGTAAATCCTATTACTGTTAATTATGATAAATTAAAACAATTTAAAAATAGTGGAATAAATAGATTAAGTATTGGTATCCAAAGTTTTGATAATAAGATATTAAAACTTTTGGGAAGATTACATGATGATAAAAAAGCTATTTCTACATATTATGATGCTCGAAAAGCTGGATTTGATAATATCAGTGTTGATTTAATGTTTGCTATTCCTAATCAAACATTAAAAATACTAAATAATGATTTAAATATTTTAAAAAATCTAAATCCTGAACATATTTCAATATATTCTTTAATTTGGGAAGAAGGAACAAAATTTTGGGAAATGAAAGAAAAACATATTTTAATGCCATTATCAAATGAAATAGAAGCTGATATGTATAAAAAAATTATTGACTTCCTTACTAAAAATAATTATATACATTATGAAATCTCAAATTTCTCAAAACAAAATTTTGAAGCAAGACATAATTCTAAATATTGGGAAAATAAAGAATATATAGGAGTAGGTCTTGGATCTTCTGGTTATTATAATAGATTCCGATACAAAAATGTTTGCTTTTTGGATAAATATTATGGTATCATTAATATTAGTGACCTACCTATAATCGAAAAAGAAATTATTGATAAAAAGGATAGTTTTAAATATATTTTAGGTCTTAGACTACTTAATAAAGGAATTTCTCCAAGAGAGGATAAATATATTAAAATATGTAATGACTTAGTAAAAAAAGAATTTTTAACAAATACTAATAATAAATATTTTTTAACTAAAAAAGGAATTTTTTATGCAAATGATGTATTTTTAGAATTTATTGATTAG
- a CDS encoding YggS family pyridoxal phosphate-dependent enzyme, giving the protein MSLKDTITKNFNEINEDIKKYSPYPEKVKIVGATKYLDKYKLEDYFYSGAKIIGENRVQSLREKKEHFDNLDISKKIEWHFIGSLQKNKLKYFIDYINLIHSVDRLSIAEAIDKEAKKRNKIINCLLEINISKEKSKHGFFIEDLYENINKLKSLNNLNIIGLMTMAPFTKDKEIILNVFKNLKTLKDELNNTHFNGELTELSMGMSNDYKLALSQGATMIRIGSKLFN; this is encoded by the coding sequence ATGAGTTTAAAAGATACTATTACTAAAAATTTTAATGAAATAAATGAAGATATTAAAAAATATTCTCCATATCCGGAAAAAGTAAAAATAGTTGGTGCTACAAAATATCTTGATAAATATAAACTTGAAGATTATTTTTATTCAGGAGCTAAGATTATTGGAGAAAATAGAGTCCAATCTTTAAGAGAAAAAAAAGAACATTTTGATAATTTAGATATAAGTAAAAAAATTGAATGGCATTTTATTGGTTCATTACAAAAAAATAAACTCAAATATTTTATTGATTATATTAATTTAATTCATTCAGTAGATAGATTATCTATTGCAGAAGCAATTGATAAAGAAGCTAAAAAACGAAATAAAATTATTAATTGTCTTTTAGAAATAAATATATCAAAAGAAAAAAGTAAACATGGTTTTTTTATTGAAGATTTATATGAAAATATTAATAAATTAAAATCTTTAAATAATTTAAATATAATTGGTCTCATGACCATGGCACCATTTACTAAAGATAAGGAGATCATTTTAAACGTTTTTAAGAATTTAAAAACTTTAAAAGATGAACTAAATAATACACATTTTAATGGTGAATTAACGGAGTTATCTATGGGAATGAGTAATGATTATAAACTTGCTTTATCTCAAGGAGCAACTATGATCAGAATAGGAAGTAAACTTTTTAATTAA
- the sepF gene encoding cell division protein SepF, which yields MNIFDNIKNQFGSHSNNFDSDDFENNENSVKQEKKDNKIISINNYSDLSKSYGNEDNQDTQEKQIAMIKPKSFEEAIKISNWIEEEKIIVLSVELLTPKLTQRLIDFISGALYIKKGEMFEMTKGEVFVCIPNKYGSILDINSLTENTISKLNLKSTNNYEEIKPKFNTK from the coding sequence ATGAATATTTTTGACAATATTAAAAATCAATTCGGTTCTCATTCAAATAATTTTGATAGTGATGATTTTGAAAATAATGAGAATTCTGTAAAACAAGAAAAAAAAGATAATAAAATTATTTCTATAAATAATTATTCTGATCTTTCAAAATCTTATGGAAATGAAGATAATCAAGATACTCAAGAAAAGCAAATTGCAATGATTAAACCAAAATCTTTTGAAGAAGCAATTAAAATATCTAATTGGATTGAAGAAGAAAAAATTATAGTATTATCTGTTGAATTACTTACACCAAAATTAACTCAAAGACTTATAGATTTTATATCTGGTGCACTTTACATTAAAAAAGGCGAAATGTTTGAGATGACAAAAGGGGAAGTTTTTGTTTGTATACCTAATAAATATGGATCTATATTAGATATTAATAGTCTTACTGAGAATACAATTTCAAAATTAAATCTAAAATCTACAAATAATTATGAAGAAATCAAACCAAAATTTAATACAAAATAA